In Aricia agestis chromosome 13, ilAriAges1.1, whole genome shotgun sequence, the genomic window TGATAAAAAAAGACTAATTTTATAATCATACTTTGTAGCTTTAGTTTAACAGTACCTGCAATCAACTAAATTAAGGTTGCTTCTACAGAATAATTTGTCTAACATATTTTGGTAATTGCAAGAATTGTAACACTATGTACTTTTAATGGAATGATTTTCAAATTAGTCTTTTTATATGTCTTAAGATATTAGTTTTAAGTAGGATAAAAAATTGGAGTTAAATTGCTGATCTAGCTCAGTATCTAAAAAATTAAACTGAATAGAATATCAAGTATTTTTAACTTCTCCTACATAAATTATTGCAGTATCTTCCTAACATTAAACCATGTTTGTAACTTGTCATTCAAATATGCTACAAggtaaacttaatttatttggaaactttgaaaatatttataacgGAGATCAAAATTTGTAAAATGAAACCATATTGCTTAAACTTAATTCGGAAATGTAGGTTTTGCTggcaaacaacaattttataaaggTTTTATATAAAGCCATGTTTCAGAAGTCACAAAATACCTGTGTGATTCAAGGCTTGTACCACGAAagcgttttgagactcaaacaattgaacgataatgccgcgtcctacctaacaaacgagaaattaagttagagtaggacgcggcattctcgtccgatagtttgagtctcaaaacggtttcgtggtaggccTACTGAATATACCAAATGAATGTTTtaaattgttctaagtaatgCATTTAAGCTGTTAGTATCAATAAAACAGAAACTTCGAGATGAATCTTACATTATTACTTTTAACTATTTTTGTATCTTTATGCTAATGTATCaaacaataaacttatttaaaatcattatgTCTTATTATTCTAGTAGTGTAAGACCCTGTAAGACCACTGATCTTTTAGtgcagtataattattatgatttatgcttCATCAGCATTTACGTAATCCTTATATCGCGGATTTTGGAAATGCTataattgtattctattgtcgcgatcaccggatTTGCGCGGATTGattattgatattatgtaaTGCTGATGTTGATTGGTCTCGCAATGTGCAAAAGATCGCCTGAGGGCTGTATGTATACCACATGTactgtacttatattatgtaggatTAATGggcttaaaatatttgtttctgaATGCTACTTTGTTTTTCCAGTGCATGAACCACGTGTGCTTGTTTTGTATAAAAGTGGTCACGTCTTTTGTTtagtacacatattattaccTAAGCCTATAGAACTCGTTTatatagaaataaatataatcaaaggaaaaatatatttatgtattatatttttaataataattaacaaagcTGTAAAGTAAAATGAAAATCTTAATAAACGTTCATTATCTTTGGACTTTGAGTTTTGACGATTGTCTCATATAGGTTAAACAACAGTTAACTCTAACCTAGCGTTAACTGACTAGAACCAGTTTCACCAATACCagttaatgttaattttttttattaacatggatatattgtatatatttcCATGAAATGGTCAGTGCTTACTGCTTTCTGACGTCTTAAACAATAGTTAACTCTAACCTAGCGTTAACTGACTCGAACCAGTTTCAGCAATAGCagttaatgttaattattgattaacatgggtaataatatcaaatatttgCATGAACTGGTTAGTGCTTTCTGACGTCTCAGTAGCCAATATAAACTATCTATGCAGAATTATTACGGAACACACGGTGTCGGGTGCCGTGTACTGTATACTGTACACAGCTTGAGGTTGCTTAAGTTCTGTCCTTGTACTTTGCCGATTGAcggttgataaaaaataataactgtcAAATTGTGtcaaataaagattaaaatgaAGAAGAAGTAGTTAGCAAGTAGTTAGTAGGTAGATGGGGTGATTCATAATATAGTTTGTGTTTACAATGTTATAatcgtaaaaataaaacaaaactttgCATTTTTACTCCAAGTAAATAGTTTAAGGTTTATCTTTAGATCACATCATAATGGAAGATGAAGAGCATGATCCCAAAGAATACCGGTGGGAAACCGGTTATGAAAGAACTTGGTGAgcttttttgtacaaaatagttattaatataaGGGTTTTCTTATTTTATCAGGGCTTAGGTTAACTGCGGGCTAATTATTTAAAGTTTGACTCATTACATTTGCTTGAATCAGTTTAAACCTTGTAACGTAAACCAAAATACTatcataacctaacctaaagaAAGTAACTTTCCAAATCAATCTTCAATTTTATCAAAAGCTATCAGAAGGTCTCGTAAATCTGTGATTTAATGTCATAGATAGTgtgcttataatatttaattgatatGTACCTTTTAGGGAAGCAATTAAAGAGGACAAAGATGGTTTGGTGGAGAGCTTGGTTGCTGAATTTGCGCAAAAACAGGCGAAGAGGGCAGCTGAGCCGCGGCGGGGGCCCGTGCGGCTCGGCATGATGCGACACTTGCTGGTCGCTATTGATTGTTCAGATGCTATGAATACACAGGATTTGAAACCAACTAGATTTTTGTGCACATTAAAGGTAATTTAAAAAGCTGTAGTAGTGAATCAATCTTTGTtctattgaaaaatttttttgattgttatttcttttttacgttatttaataagtcagtactttatcttattatcttatatctttaaacgagcaatacttgtatatatatatatagtataccAAAAACACCGGTATACTAGTATTGGTCTGGAGCCAATACTGAAAATAACGGTTTTGCTTCAATGGTTCGGTATTGCGACCCCTATTCCTGACATCTATAGAcgaataatattactattttgttggcaactaattgttttaacgaccagtagatggcgttattaagtaacacgaagtcaatgagtgtttgctataccgagcaaagctcggtcatccaggtactattccTGACATCTATAGAcgaataatattactattttgttggcaactaattgttttaacgaccagtagatggcgttattaagtaacacgaagtcaatgagtgtttgctataccgagcaaagctcggtcatccaggtactattatatctatgttaaaaaaaaaaaaaggtacttacagtgacgtaaccttaaacctatcaatgataaatagtatgtgggtaaagttgtgtaattggggggctaaataagctttaaaatttggcataataatatataaagtttaatttaaaaaaatgaaatattatgtgcacactgcacagctgttctgatttaaggggtaccagggttttttttataaaagcttttgacaccaattttgttgacatcgcgcgctataaactgaagtccacgcggacgaagtcgcgggcaacagctagtaataactatggacgcttcacaccacattagtctggccccgtgctaagtacctgaattacttgtgttacgggtaccagacaacagaaatatatgtatttaatacttttatactatacatattatgtatatttaagatttttattatatgatacacatttatttaatgtatgtatatatattatttaattaaattatttatggtCACAAAATTTTTCAGTTGCTAGAGAAGTTTGTAGAAGAGTATTTTGATCAGAATCCATTAAGTCAGCTTGGtattattttgatgaaaaataaaAGGGCAGAAAAAATTACAGAGCTCTCTGGAAATGTGAGGAAGCATATTAAAGCTTTACAAGGGTATGTATTTTTTAGACAGAAATACTTATTAACACTTCCATCGTTggaattgcagacacaatagattttcaattgttatgtggcagcCCGCTGCCTCTTGGGTATTGATGGGTAATCCCTGGGTTGCGGATTCtttgaaatctattgttattgcttgggagttgataggttaaGTTTGCTCAAAGTCTGAGCAAAGTGTGGTTACTTTGCTCAGAGACTTTTTGAACATTATAGTGCCAGATTTAAATGTTCTATGAGTATTCTCCCAACATACATGGCCAAGTTACAAACGGCACTTTTCTTTTCAGCCTATCAAATCTTAGTTTAACTGGGGAGCCTTCTTTACAAAATACCTTGGAGTTGGCAGGGAAAGTATTGAGACCGCTGCCAGGCCATGCATCTCGTGAGCTGCTTGTGCTGTTCGCTTCCCTCACCACTTGTGACCCAGGGGACATTAATACAACAATACAGGTCAGTTATTGTGTGTAGATActcttttcattttaaaaaataaataagcaaTGAACATGCTTGTGATAAGTTACTGATGCTTATCTTAAAATCGGAGTCTGGCATATTCACAATCTGCCTTGCATTTTGTAAAGAATGAAATTACTGTTTCAGGCTTTGAAAACAGATGGCATCAGATGTTCTCTTATTGGTCTTGCGGCAGAAGTGCGAATCTGCAAAAAGCTGTGTCAAGACACCACTGGAGAATATGGGGTATATTAAGATTTTCAATTACATTAAGAGTTGTTACTGGcacaaaactattttttattggTGCTACATCTAtatgtataaaactcaaaggtgactgactgacttattgacatagtgatctatcaatgcacatcccaaactactggacggatcgggctgaaatttggcatgcaggtagatgatatgacgtaggcatccgctaagaaaggattttgataaattccaaccccaaagggttcaaataggggatgaaaggggatatataataatacttcttaacgcgagcgaagcggcGGGCATAAgctcgttttaaataaatataatgaagtattaaaatactttaagaataataataaatattaaaattctttttttaatggCTCCCATAAGAGTTGGCCACAGTCGCCGAAATACTTGTTTTGTATTTGTGAATGGAAATAAAAAACTCTTACCAATTTGATAACgcaaaaatggtcacattttcgACCTGACTAAATTTCCGCGATAAAGTCAAAGAGAATATTATAATCACTAAGTTTTACGTAAAGAACTA contains:
- the LOC121732965 gene encoding general transcription factor IIH subunit 2, which translates into the protein MEDEEHDPKEYRWETGYERTWEAIKEDKDGLVESLVAEFAQKQAKRAAEPRRGPVRLGMMRHLLVAIDCSDAMNTQDLKPTRFLCTLKLLEKFVEEYFDQNPLSQLGIILMKNKRAEKITELSGNVRKHIKALQGLSNLSLTGEPSLQNTLELAGKVLRPLPGHASRELLVLFASLTTCDPGDINTTIQALKTDGIRCSLIGLAAEVRICKKLCQDTTGEYGVVLDDVHYRSLLLGHTAPPARARAADAGLVKMGFPHTPPPDHADSADPPITVCMCHLEEGDGVGGEGEGHLCPQCRSKYCALPAQCRTCGLTLASAPHLARSYHHLFPVEPYEEVANEGQAQYCYGCLRNFTEQDKQIYRCPRCCEVYCWQCEGVVGAALHVCPACAARPHLYQRLPDAASAS